In a single window of the Vitis vinifera cultivar Pinot Noir 40024 chromosome 6, ASM3070453v1 genome:
- the LOC100267840 gene encoding flavonoid 3',5'-hydroxylase 2-like: MADRLTLLNIALPAALVAPASLEKDLVSTAKALEQVLEQNLDLAPFADSFCDSKGMKTLPLVFVPFWNTETLAGAAERRRRPEVRTAWLGEEDEGAARMSNEFKDMVVELMTTAGYFNIGDFIPSIAWLDIQGIQRGMKHLHRKFDRLLTKMMEEHTASAHERKGNPDFLDVIMANQENSTGEKLTITNIKALLLNLFTAGTDTSSSVIEWSLAEMLKNPSILKRAHEEMDQVIGRSRRLVESDLPKLPYLQAICKESFRKHPSTPLNLPRVSTQACEVNGYYIPENTRLSVNIWAIGRDPNVWESPEEFRPERFLSGRNEKIDPRGNDFELIPFGAGRRICAGTRMGIVLVEYILGTLVHSFDWKMPDGVEINMDEAFGLALQKAVSLSAMVTPRLHQSAYAV; this comes from the exons atggctgACCGCCTGACCTTGTTAAATATCGCcttgccggcggctttggtggcgcCGGCTTCACTGGAGAAGGATTTGGTCTCGACGGCGAAGGCTTTGGAGCAGGTTCTGGAACAGAACCTGgacttggctcctttcgcagactccttTTGCGATTCGAAGGGGATGAAGACTTTGCCCCTTGTGTTCGTGCCATTTTGGAATACCGAAACTTTAGCCGGTGCTGCTGAACGGAGAAGACGACCGGAGGTTCGGACGGCGTGGCTTGGCGAAGAAGATGAAGGGGCTGCGAGAATg tcaAATGAGTTCAAGGACATGGTGGTGGAGCTCATGACCACTGCTGGGTACTTCAATATTGGCGACTTTATTCCGTCCATCGCATGGCTGGACATCCAAGGGATCCAGCGCGGGATGAAGCATTTACATAGGAAGTTCGACCGGTTATTAACAAAGATGATGGAGGAGCACACGGCGTCAGCCCATGAGCGAAAGGGAAACCCAGATTTTCTGGACGTAATCATGGCAAACCAAGAAAATTCTACAGGGGAGAAGCTCACTATTACCAACATTAAAGCACTCCTCCTG AATTTATTTACTGCAGGAACAGACACTTCATCGAGCGTAATCGAGTGGTCTCTGGCTGAGATGTTGAAAAACCCGAGCATCCTCAAGCGTGCTCACGAAGAAATGGATCAAGTGATTGGAAGGAGCCGGCGGCTCGTGGAGTCTGACTTGCCAAAACTTCCATACCTACAAGCCATATGCAAGGAAAGCTTCCGGAAGCACCCATCCACCCCGTTGAACCTTCCTCGTGTCTCAACCCAAGCATGTGAAGTGAACGGCTACTACATCCCAGAGAACACTAGACTTAGCGTGAACATATGGGCAATTGGGCGAGACCCTAATGTCTGGGAAAGCCCGGAAGAATTCAGGCCAGAAAGGTTTTTAAgtggaagaaatgaaaaaattgatCCTCGTGGAAATGATTTTGAGTTGATCCCGTTTGGGGCTGGACGAAGGATTTGCGCTGGCACTAGAATGGGAATAGTGCTGGTTGAGTACATTTTAGGGACGTTGGTACATTCATTTGACTGGAAAATGCCGGATGGAGTTGAGATCAACATGGACGAAGCTTTCGGGCTTGCACTGCAGAAGGCAGTTTCTCTTTCGGCCATGGTGACACCAAGGCTTCACCAGAGTGCGTATGCAGTCTGA